The following are encoded together in the Microbacterium hatanonis genome:
- a CDS encoding RluA family pseudouridine synthase, with translation MESRSLPVPDGLDGTRVDAALAKMLGFSRTFAAEVADAGGVTQDGRAVEKSDRLRAGAWLSVEWTPRREPEIVPTAVPDLGIVYDDDDIVVVDKPAGVAAHPSVGWEGPTVLGALAAAGFRIATTGAAERQGVVHRLDVGTSGLMVVAKSENAYTALKRAFKEREVEKIYHAVVQGHPDPLAGTIDAPIGRHPTHSWKFAVTPSGKDSVTHYETIEAFPGASLLEIHLETGRTHQIRVHMAAHRHPCVGDPLYGADPTISARLGLTRQWLHAHRLAFAHPATGEWSTFSSDYPADLARALEILRAD, from the coding sequence GTGGAGTCCCGCTCCCTCCCGGTTCCCGACGGGCTCGACGGCACGCGCGTCGACGCCGCCCTCGCCAAGATGCTCGGCTTCTCCCGCACCTTCGCCGCGGAGGTCGCCGATGCCGGCGGGGTGACCCAGGACGGGCGGGCGGTCGAGAAGTCGGATCGCCTGCGCGCGGGCGCCTGGCTGAGCGTCGAGTGGACCCCCCGCCGTGAACCCGAGATCGTGCCGACCGCCGTCCCCGACCTCGGCATCGTGTACGACGACGACGACATCGTCGTAGTGGACAAACCCGCCGGCGTCGCGGCGCACCCCTCGGTCGGATGGGAGGGGCCCACGGTCCTGGGCGCGCTCGCGGCGGCGGGCTTCCGCATCGCCACGACCGGCGCGGCCGAGCGGCAGGGCGTCGTGCATCGCCTGGACGTCGGCACGAGCGGCCTCATGGTGGTCGCGAAGAGCGAGAACGCCTACACCGCTCTGAAGCGCGCGTTCAAGGAGCGCGAGGTGGAGAAGATCTACCACGCCGTCGTGCAGGGGCACCCCGACCCGCTCGCGGGCACGATCGACGCGCCCATCGGGCGGCACCCCACGCACTCGTGGAAGTTCGCCGTCACCCCGTCGGGCAAGGACTCCGTCACCCACTACGAGACGATCGAGGCTTTTCCCGGGGCATCGCTTCTCGAGATCCACCTCGAGACCGGTCGCACGCACCAGATCCGCGTGCACATGGCAGCCCACCGCCACCCGTGCGTCGGAGACCCGCTGTACGGCGCCGACCCCACCATCTCCGCCCGTCTCGGGCTCACCCGCCAGTGGCTGCACGCGCACCGTCTCGCTTTCGCGCACCCGGCGACCGGCGAATGGTCGACCTTCTCCTCCGACTACCCCGCTGACCTGGCCCGAGCGCTCGAGATCCTCCGCGCCGACTGA
- a CDS encoding DivIVA domain-containing protein, with product MALTPDDVVTKQFQHVRFKEGFDPDEVDDFLDEIVVEWRKTIAENEELKAKLAAFESGESAPASAPEAAEEPAAAEPVAEAEVIEEVPAPAPAPAASNEGPAAASAGIIELAQRLHDEHVAEGKAQRDQLISEAQSQAASIVNEAEAKGREEMARLDRERATLEARITELRTFERDYRTQLRSYIEGKLRDLDTTATPSGSTPVSAIGL from the coding sequence ATGGCATTGACACCCGATGACGTCGTCACGAAGCAGTTTCAGCACGTCCGCTTCAAAGAGGGTTTCGACCCCGACGAGGTCGACGACTTCCTCGACGAGATCGTCGTCGAGTGGCGCAAGACGATCGCCGAGAACGAAGAACTGAAGGCGAAACTCGCCGCGTTCGAGTCCGGCGAGTCCGCGCCCGCTTCTGCGCCCGAGGCCGCCGAGGAGCCCGCCGCGGCTGAGCCCGTGGCCGAGGCCGAGGTCATCGAAGAGGTTCCCGCACCCGCGCCGGCGCCCGCCGCGTCGAACGAGGGCCCCGCCGCAGCATCCGCCGGCATCATCGAGCTGGCTCAGCGCCTCCACGACGAGCACGTCGCCGAGGGCAAGGCGCAGCGCGACCAGCTCATCTCCGAGGCGCAGTCGCAGGCCGCGAGCATCGTCAACGAGGCCGAGGCGAAGGGCCGCGAAGAGATGGCCCGCCTCGACCGCGAGCGCGCCACCCTCGAAGCCCGCATCACCGAGCTGCGCACGTTCGAGCGCGACTACCGCACCCAGCTGCGCAGCTACATCGAGGGCAAGCTCCGCGACCTCGACACCACCGCCACGCCGTCGGGTTCCACCCCGGTCTCGGCGATCGGTCTCTAG
- a CDS encoding GNAT family N-acetyltransferase, which yields MPLEVRPARSFADMRTMVGPKRADANVCWCLSYRVPAKQNRELSGPLRGEFVEKLCHRKVAPGVFAYDGDEVVGWAAVAPRAETSFARSTKIPHVDDLDVWSVWCIRVRPGHRKKGISHVLLDGAVDFARQQGAPAVEGYPVDNGGSKVDLTMAYVGTKALFEKAGFSQASETASVLAGFPRVLMRRSCA from the coding sequence ATGCCCCTCGAGGTGCGGCCCGCCCGCTCGTTCGCCGACATGCGCACCATGGTCGGCCCGAAGCGGGCGGACGCGAACGTGTGCTGGTGCCTGAGCTATCGCGTACCGGCGAAGCAGAATCGCGAACTCTCGGGTCCCCTGCGCGGCGAGTTCGTCGAGAAGCTCTGCCACCGGAAGGTCGCGCCCGGCGTGTTCGCGTACGACGGCGACGAGGTCGTGGGCTGGGCCGCGGTGGCACCCCGCGCCGAGACCTCCTTCGCCCGGAGCACGAAGATCCCGCACGTCGACGATCTCGACGTGTGGTCGGTGTGGTGCATCCGGGTTCGGCCCGGCCACCGGAAGAAGGGGATCTCTCACGTGCTGCTGGACGGCGCCGTCGATTTCGCACGCCAGCAGGGCGCGCCGGCGGTCGAGGGCTATCCCGTCGACAACGGCGGGTCGAAGGTCGATCTGACGATGGCCTACGTGGGGACGAAGGCGCTCTTCGAGAAAGCCGGATTCTCGCAGGCGTCGGAGACCGCCTCCGTGCTCGCGGGCTTCCCTCGGGTGCTGATGCGGCGCAGCTGCGCCTGA
- the lspA gene encoding signal peptidase II: protein MPHRVPLRKAAAGAIIAILAVLVLAADQFAKYLAIENLPPERVVPVLGDFLQLYLIRNPGAAFSLGEGVTWIFTIALAAVAVAIVWIAVTRLRSRAWAIVLGLLLGGVLGNLTDRLFREPGFAVGHVVDYISTPWMMPAIYNIADMFIVTMMIGVAIIVLVGVRFDGTREPRRGSDDAESETSDGSADTTEAGTGAAATRAPEPGDPAER, encoded by the coding sequence GTGCCACACCGAGTCCCCCTGCGTAAGGCGGCGGCCGGCGCCATCATCGCGATCCTCGCGGTGCTGGTGCTGGCCGCCGACCAGTTCGCTAAGTACCTCGCGATCGAGAACCTCCCGCCCGAACGGGTGGTTCCGGTGCTGGGCGACTTCCTGCAGCTCTACCTGATCCGAAACCCCGGCGCGGCGTTCTCGCTGGGCGAGGGCGTCACCTGGATCTTCACCATCGCCCTCGCGGCCGTCGCGGTGGCGATCGTCTGGATCGCCGTCACCCGTCTGCGCTCGCGGGCATGGGCGATCGTTCTCGGACTGCTGCTCGGCGGCGTGCTGGGCAATCTGACCGACCGGCTCTTCCGCGAACCCGGCTTCGCGGTCGGTCACGTCGTCGACTACATCTCCACTCCCTGGATGATGCCGGCGATCTACAACATCGCCGACATGTTCATCGTGACGATGATGATCGGCGTCGCCATCATCGTGCTCGTCGGTGTGCGGTTCGACGGCACCCGCGAGCCGCGCCGAGGGTCCGACGACGCCGAGTCCGAAACGTCCGACGGCTCCGCCGACACGACGGAGGCCGGAACCGGCGCGGCGGCGACGCGCGCGCCCGAGCCCGGCGATCCGGCCGAGCGCTGA
- a CDS encoding NUDIX hydrolase has translation MPTPDFVLELRELVGTRPLPLVGVTAVIVREGEVLLGRRSDNGALTPVTGIVDPGEEPADAACREALEEAGVVIRADRLAWVHQIPRVTYDNGDQSDYLDLTFRCTWLSGDPYPADGEMTEVGWYRLDDLADVGDEMRARIAAALADRPDARFEQGA, from the coding sequence ATGCCCACCCCGGATTTCGTGCTCGAACTGCGTGAGCTCGTCGGTACGCGCCCGCTCCCCCTCGTCGGCGTCACGGCCGTGATCGTGCGCGAGGGCGAGGTGCTCCTCGGCCGCCGGTCCGACAACGGCGCCCTGACCCCCGTCACCGGCATCGTCGACCCCGGGGAGGAACCCGCCGACGCCGCCTGCCGGGAGGCTCTGGAGGAGGCGGGGGTCGTGATCCGCGCCGATCGCCTCGCCTGGGTGCACCAGATCCCGCGGGTCACCTACGACAACGGCGACCAGAGCGACTACCTCGACCTGACCTTCCGCTGCACCTGGCTCTCCGGAGACCCGTACCCGGCGGACGGCGAGATGACCGAGGTCGGCTGGTACCGCCTCGACGACCTCGCCGACGTCGGCGACGAGATGCGCGCCCGGATCGCGGCGGCCCTCGCCGACCGCCCCGACGCCCGCTTCGAGCAGGGCGCCTGA